In Engraulis encrasicolus isolate BLACKSEA-1 chromosome 15, IST_EnEncr_1.0, whole genome shotgun sequence, the genomic window cggtgttgacagtttatggttgggacagtaccagtgtccaaacaaattaacaaattgaggacaaaataataaacttacaggagcttcagtgatggtgaagtaggcagtagagctaaaggtttgaaaaggggtcctcagtaatgaaaattaccttgtgcatacctgattttattgtcttttagaaaaaatctgacggtggtgaccaatatgctggacacattttgagcaatcagtaaataatagtaaatattgttttacatccactatgtgcacatctgtagaaccactttaatatggtcttccacatcatggtgatattgttcaattctgatagtgatttttgtattttaagtcaattgaaatgatgatgccagtccttgggacaggcgtttttacagggtgtggacaggtttatagccatgaaaagtaatacaattacacttaaatatttcaaacaactgtgtattcgtgtgacagaccccttggccattacctgggttcattttgtttgtgaaaatgtagttgattttcaacagaattaatattttactgcagggacatgtttttgccaaactttcaagaatcagtgaatgactgaatattgtttaaatattgttgcataattttatttatttttatgtaatttctccatacatacatcatatgttaaatttggtttaactaatgaaaagttatagcagtttatatatattagagcgccccccgcaggccattttgttatctgtgtgtttgacactcgaactcaaattgttctatagaccctaaacttcaacttggaagtgaaaaccaaactttaacatcaatttgaaatgactgagcctattacgaccccactatttaGAATCTCTCTGCatagcaggaggagggagccaatcagtgACGGATATATCCATGAGAAACGCGGAAAACCCTCTCGTTTGTCCACaagctagcttgcaaaaacggcttgaaacaaagcaaccagaacattttttttttttaaaacaagaccaacgcgtaacgcattcaataacaatagggaacacagcagtattaatgaaataatgaTGAGAGGACTTCTTAAAATATTGTTGcataattatttttttctgtaatcTGTCATTTCTGGTTTCATAGACAAAGCTGTACAAGAAGGGGAAAGGAGTGCAATCCAGAGATTTCTGGCTCTGCTGGCTGGGACACTTGTGGGGGTTTCTGCCAACGCAATGACTGTCATGAAGAAAATGAAAGCATCAGAAGTGCAGAAGGCGAGGAGAACGGAACGGGGCTACGTGATCTACGTGTGtactttattttattcatttatttattcatgtatttatttatccaAGATTGTCCTATTCAGACTAGGAGTCTCTtttgccagggagtcctggtcaacatGGCAGCCTACATATAGCTCcagaccatacctgtcaactttgagctcccaaaatccgggaaaattgccatattttaagccaaaatccgggaaattttctaaagacccaattctgacagtcaatgggatgacagagacggatcgcaaggtgcgttctactctgcttttcacaaaagcacacgtgcaaagacagtcctgtctaaaatcccccagcacacgttttacagcgtggagaaacaatgcaatgaaaacaaaacaatgaaatgggcGCAATAAGTTTCTTGTTGTTTTgacgcacaagttgtctgttcgtgcaaaacttcgtgctggtacaggttgtgattaggaaTCGCCTGATTcgttgttccgaggctgttttaatGCGTTGtgtgaactgacggtttctgaggaaaagagtgggcatcacaagcgctacggagctcgagggtgaccgctcgtattttcaaggaacttaaattcttggtggcatctggcatacaatcttctggcaggtagcttgataagcaagaccccctgtctctctcttcaagaggggatgtgtctcgtcggacagggccatgggtataattactggacctacggtgttttttgataatgtgaaaaatccaggatatttccgggaaaaatgttgaatcgggaagaaatcgggaaatgagtcaaaattagggagtttcccgggaaatttaggatggttgacaggtatgctccagacgcagacagacacatagacatataaATAATCTTACATTAAACATAGTATCAGGTAAAGGTATGTGGTGTATGTTCAGAAACAGTGACATTCCTCTGTTTATACAGTATTAATTGTCCTGTTAAACGTCtccaatgagggcagagagtccattcATCTCCATTCATGCTTTTTATGAAGCTCTTATACATATTGGCAAACCAAAATGATAGATTTCATATGTAAGACAtatggggcagccgtgacctaaccccatattgctccaaggACCAATATCCTGTTAATAAATATCCTGTAAATTACTTcagaaaaaagtgtcagctaagtgtaatgtaatgtaatatttgtgtataatgtgatataatataatgtaatataatgtaatagtgtgtgtgtgtatgagagagagattattgtcgatgtcttatttatatgttcgAGTTTAAACTGCactttggagactggtcaaacgcaatttcaaacttctgtgtcaACCCTGTTGCATAGATTTCCGATCATTAAGTTCACATGTTTTGACTGTTTTACTCATTGAATGCTCATACAGATTAGTTACCTCATAAACCCTAACGGCAAGAGGTTCTTTGGCGATGCACTGATTCCTGTGAACTCCCAAACATACGGCATCATGAAGTCATGGCTGCAGGCCAGGGAGGACATTCCCGGTTGGAGCTCAGAGTTCTTCTTTTCCAGCAACACTGGGGGGAGGGTGAATACTTCCCTCCTGCTGGCCCAGTTCAAAAGGATTTGGGTGGAGCTGGGACTGCCACCCCGACCGCCAACCTTCATAGACCTTCATGACTCCATTGTCGAACATGTGAGTACAAGACCACTGtcctagggtgcatcccaatatgtgtccttgcctcctccacttgtgcttgtctcctcgtcccgcctcctggcccctcctccgtggagaaaacgataaagtttcccagctgtcagcctcgccacaacaacttttgagggactgtttttcattcaccatcccaattgcaaatgagaaaaatactttacaattgagcttttgcaagatattgaaatataatgctgttgtcagtgatgtcatcatgacgagaagcaagtggaggaggcaagtggaggaggcaaggtcacatattgggatgcacccctagtcTTGGtactgcagggtttcccccagcactttattgctactTCGACAACAAACATCTACCATCTTGATCAGGTGCCCAGAAAAGTTGTAGACTTTGTGTTGTTGGACGTAATTTGTATTGTGAAGTTGCTGAATGTAACTGTATACTTTCAGCGTTTTCATATCATACTACTAATGAAAATGCACACAATAGTCTTGTCATAGTCTCTTGTCTCTGATACCAGCCAACCACCTTGACTAAACACAATCCTGAGGGAAACACTGTACtggttggggaacctttttaattcaaagggccacttcaaattcctccaaaggCTGCAAAGAGAGGGGCCGAGGGCCGTacacaaaccaggacttcccccgcacttaaggcctatattgaaggatgccacctttaaaacagacgccacattctcttggtcccctgaatataattgtattgaaaatgttatttctaagattcctttacaaaatatttcagatttcatgtgaagctgcataacattaaaattatgtcgggggccggacaaagcggcctcaagggccgtaaatggccctcaagacataggtgcctgaagaagatctatgatcgaaacgttgctcccaataaattaagtcttttgcaagcagtgtgcagatcctttcccgctcctacatgtgacttttttgatctggcacctgctgatgcttttttgctggatgtgcgcactttccactacactctatcctcaagacattacattacattacattacattacattgcatttggcagacgctttataaccaaagcgactttcagaagaggacataatcaagccaacatcacaagcaaatacaaggtgcacaggagatatacagaacaacaagtgcatttacaaagaggggttagtattttatttttatttttttataataaagaggaaataatgagaacacacacacacaaacacacactcacaaactaaactaaactaaacataatgtcaggattctgccctggggcaaggccagttcaatcattagtctagtagattctctcgaaagaggaatgtctttagttgtttcttgaaggctgcaagagaggtgcttagtcttgctgcctctgggagactgttccaccacttgggaaccacaacggagaacaatcttgactgggagtacctagagcgactggatggcagagccagacggcttgtgctggatgagcgcagatctcttccagtaacataaggcgttagtaggtccttcagataagctggggccgttcctgtgatggttttgtagagacataggttccataCCCCTGATGCACAGTATAGGCCTTAagtttttcattcatttaatttcTTTCTCATTCATTgtcttctctttattttcctggcTTTTTGGAGTTCAATGTAgattttcatggagggcatcaaaactgcatGAACACATATGTTGGTCAGTGATGTTtgagcagtagcacacgtcagtgcaacgacagccagttgattttgtttttttagtaGACTATCTAAGAAGCCTATGCAATTCAGCATAtaaaccaccaattactaattcatatTTGGGCATCAGATGTCGTTGTGTCACCCTACGTCTAAGcccaaaaaaacatgtatgtatgtatgtataactgcgaacaaccacttctgataaccatcaatgagtttcctacaacgctctgctggaattttagaccatccttgaggtgatttgaagggtgcgttcTCCACACTGCCATTTTGATATCGCTtcataggttttctatgggattaaggggtggactcctacattatgctgcaaaatttgttgatagtctacaTAATAGTCTTCATAgtcttcataattccatgcacacggtcaagcagtccagtaccagaggcagcaaagccacctcaaaacatcagggaaactctgccatatttgactttagggaccgtgttcttttctttgaaggactcatttatttttcctcttttCATTTGAGTTAGCAGGGGAAAATGAGgctttcaaagaaaagaacacggtccctatggtcaaatatggcagagtttccctgatgttttgaggtggctttgctgcctctggcactgaactgcttgaccgtgtgcatggaattatgaagtctgtagactatcaacaaattttgcagcataatgttggagtgcacccctgaatcccatagaaaacctatggagagatctcaaaacaGCAGTGTGGAGAACGCACCCTTCAAATCCCAACCGTATCttactcatttcgtgaagtattcacgaaaaaattaTATTacttttcgtggtgcattcacgttattgagcgcctttcgtaaagtcttcacgaaaataatagattaattttcacttgaattgcccgactgttgcctagcgacccactagtttgatgccctttcggtagcctaccgtcacatggtaatcaaacatttcaaacaagcaatttagggttaggtttagggtcaaggttagggttaagattagggttaggtttagggttaagtagggttaaggttaggggtaggtttaggtttaggtttaggggacataaggcataagtaccgaaagggcgtcgaattagtgagttctgagtgtatcagcagtgttctgtcagcaccccctacccgcccctgcagacgtttggataaccatagcagcagtggggcaattcaagtgaataggcagcgtgaaaattaatctattattttcgtgaagactctACGataggcgggcaataacgtgaatgcaccacgaaaattaatatattattttcgtgaagactttacgaaaggcgtgagatagggctccaaaTCACcacaaggatggtctaaaattccagcagagcgttgtaggaaactcattgatggttatcagaagtggttgttcgcagttattttgtctaaaggttgtgctaccaagtattaggttgtgttgagggtgtcaatacttctgttcggcccatttttggagttttgtcattcatttcactttttttcattctcttttgtgtttttttcattgcaagacaaacaaatgaagatgtCAATAACACAGAAcgtgtgattgcaatcattttctggaagaaattgagtattatctgacagaattgaagagGTGCCAGTaattttggccagcactgtatgtattcatgtcttctgtttgcttttagGCATTGACGTCAGCTTTAAGGCTTATGTCAGAACCTGACCCTGACCTCGTCGTGCGCATGTCGATATACATGTACTACGATCTGGCTGCCTCCAGATGGTTTTTAAAAGATGACGAGGCCCGGGAAAAGGCGTTTCAAGATGTTAAAGAGCTGTTTCAAGACGACctggcacaggaggaggaggagccagccCAGGAGGAGGTGGTCAAGGAAGAGGTGGCTGAAGAGGAGGTGATTAAGGAGGAGGCTgttcatgaggaggaggaggtgaaatggAACAGGAGGAGGCTCAGGAAGAGGGCAGTCAACCAGGAGGAGGTGAACAGTCAGCAGGAGTTGGTTAAGGAGGAGGTGAACAGCCAGGAGGTGGTGATTAAGGAAGAGGTGGTTGAAGAGGAGGTGATTAAGGAAGACCCGGCCCAGGAGGAGGTGGTAAAGGAGGAGGTAGTTCACGAGGAGGAGGCGAGCAACAAGGAGGAGGTGAAATGGAACAGGAGGAGGCTTAGGAAGAGGGCAGTCAACCAGGAGGTGAACAGTCAGCAGGTGGTGATTAAGGAGGAGGTGAACAGGCAGGAGGTGGTGAttaaggaagagatggttgaaGAGGAGGTGGTTGAAGAGGAGGTGATTAAGGAGGAGTTGGTTGAAGTGGAGGTGGTTCACAAGGAGGAAGGGAGCAGCGAGGAGGAGGTGAAATGGAGCAGAAGGAGGGTCATGAAGAGGGAGTTCCACCAGGAGGAGaacggtgaggaggaggaggtcaaggTAATTATTATTTCCTACACACATTCTCTAGTCTCCATGAGatcacagatagatagatagatagatagatagatagatagatagatagatagatagataccgtaaatcctctaatattggccggggcctgtatttactcaagtgcatcttggaccaggccataattggaaggaggccagaattagagacaggcctgtattcctatttgagcaaaacagactaccagtggaatgaataaaaccatgtgtctaccgtattttgaatcaataaaatacttggttcatttattgaaaaaagtaggctacagttaccataacAGTTACGGTATTTCTTACTCACGAGGCgtgtgtccctccctcctctgtttgtctttcctcctGTTCTCGCCCTGAGCTTATGGACACTATGCGGCAACTGTCATTGGCATTGACGGTCGTAtttccaatatctgcggctgtttcactccctattttactccagacttcacaaggcaaactgtttcttgctgcagcgAAATGTCGGGGAAATACACATGCAGTTTCTGTTATTTCCGGTCCGTAGCCCGATGTGATTaagcaatctctatgtgtgaagcACGTTACTGAAACATAGGCAATGAAGGTTAAGCGAGGTAATCGtattattgtctaatactgtagcgtgtctcctatttttcctccactggcaacgcatagtaaaagtttgacCGACAAAtacgacgagggctctcaactttgcaaccaaggcaaagtctctttctgtatgggcacgctccctctgcctctggctgttttctgggctcgtgttgttgcCAGGCTACCCAAGCGTCTGTAGGAAAGAAACTGGCCGAAGCGgtcgctctcacacagctgatattaacacactgctcacatgtaataactagtctttggcgtGCCGTGTGAACCGTTTGTTGTATAGTAGCAAATtagtcctttttcggagtgaggaactatgtCTAATGCTAACCAGCTTAATGgttacagttgtggattttgagaacaacgtgagatatccggaaaaaaaacattgattctatttttagacccggcctgtacaagtgaccggccccaatttacctccgccgacagcgagaccggccaatattagaatcccggccagtaatggaatacaggccacaattagaggatttacggtagatagatagatagataatctAACTAAGTTGTCTtaaagtgtatacacacacacacacacacaaacatttaacattcatacaccagctctggaggctgccacaaGGTGCAGACAAGATAGGCAGACAGATAAGGAAATATTAACTTCAGACTTTAACACGTCTGACTATGTGTTTCCCACAGAACAAGATCTTAAGGACGAGGGTCTCTGTGCTGCTTTCACCGCTCAGCCCgagaaccatgaggaggtggacaggtaagGTCAAGTTCAAGTTGAAGTTTATTATTCAtttcaacagtataaaatacagttgctaggaatgtacttTGGTGAGCTCACACATACAACAACACAACTAATAAAAACACAAGTAGGTGGTTTATGAAAGAAAAACAAGGACAAAAAAATGACATATACAAAAACATTggaaacattgaaaagtgcaaacTTTGAAAGTGCACGCGTTGTACAGAATTCAGTCCATGCAAAGTAAGGAAGTGAGCTCAGTCTGATGACTTTGTAAAGTATAGAAATTACAGTTTGCTCTTGAAATAAGGAATTGAATAATGTCTGTGCACTTTATATGACAATGCCAATACTTACGTATttacaaataattgaaattataTTATCCTtatgtcaaaattggtcatagaACACCTGTGAAGTCTTAAGTCAAATAATGTAAGCAAATGCAGTCAGTACTTCAAACAAATTAAACTTTACATGTACAAATAATGTTTAAAATGATGATGTTCTCCTTTTGTCTAAACAGGTCGGGGAAGTCACCAGGGAACACCGGCAGGAGTCCCCTAAAACTAGAGGTAACAAATCTAGAAAAAAATATTAATGCAGTCAAtattttaaataaattaaaaacatgATGATATTATCATTTTGTCATAATAGGAACCTTGGAAAACCCTGTGATATCCACCAAAGAAAGACGTAAGGCATCTATCAAAGAATTTAAACACATTTTAGATATCCTATTATTATTGCTTGTTTATAATTTATTGCTTGCTTATAATTTATGCTTTCAAGTCTGGTGTTCTCCACTGTCCCAAAACAGCCACTCCACCTAGACGGCCAAGCCCACCCATATCCACTACCTACCACCAGGGGGCAGGATTCCACTTCCAATGGACCCCCAGATTACTCCCAGATCATTCCAATATTACACCTCCCAAAAAACCCTTTCCAGGATAAGGCAAACCCCAAGATCCCCCCACCTCCAAAGAAAAGAGTCCAAAGAGTCCAAAGAAAAGTGATGAATCACCCTGTAACCCCCAGTCAAGCCTCCCCTCTCCCCAACACGTCACCTGCCCCGCTCCCCTCTGGGAATCTCAAGAAAAAGACAAACCCCATGTctctaggattagggttaggttaggaTTAGAGATCTGATAGTTCTCGGGTAGGGCTCATGCCTCTGTCCAGTGGAATGCACGGTCCTTCCTAGTTTTagtgtcattgtttttttttcatgtatgggtcattccacgccaaatctccgaatcatcccgcacgaccatctcagatttggcagaaaaaaatcaaggaggttcacaaacgtcccaataggaaaagtgcaaaattatagctctcaactcctcatagttttgtcattaaaaatgtttttgtcaggtacccccctgactcgtttggaacagacttctcagagagcccactttcagagtgttgtatctaaaaaactactttaggtaggtccttatgaatttcaaggggtaacatttggaacatgtacttgtgaaatgtggattttcacacaccctcttgtcatttaccaccgttttctgggggcttaaagttgcttgaaaaattctcacttttgaatttgtgggcatctttgaatgactgtggtaagtgcagttttaaagacagaggtttgatatggacaatgtatgttcccaaccattctgtgcatgttgtgttgaaagactgatcttctgtgatgaacagtttagaagatatgaagtctttaaaatggaaaaactgaaacttggtgccatctttgccacgttatttaaaaaaaatgtcacgactcaccacaatattatcaacagttttggaaagattagatatctgttcttaacatatccaaaaactgtgatggtattctgcctcatttggtcacaatgattttttaaaaacccactgttgtgtgacttccactgctcctatgaaaacctgatattggggggcaactttgccatgctataccaaaacaatgacagcaatcaccacaatgaactgaacagttttggaaagataggatgtctgtttgcaacatatccaaaaactgcaatggtgttctgcatcaatgtcttgtaatgactcttgaaaaaccctttgctgttacatcagcagctcctgtgaaaatgcctaagtcacatgaattaccaggggcggagctacagggggacaagcagggcatttggccagggccctcctgaatttgtggtaggggccataatcatgacctttgcagacttttgtgtgccaatctatttgggctgacactgtgaataacaggcagtttgacttgggcatttttgatacaagaaatgtgaattgagtatttttgaagcacacaataagaaacagttgagtgatttatataccattattatttttctttttcttttggctttaaggtaactatttttttttggtaactaaatgtttgtgaattaaaggttatggccatgtgtttaaa contains:
- the LOC134464124 gene encoding uncharacterized protein LOC134464124, yielding MPDKVIRESVHRSFLKKADEVLPKFFDKAVQEGERSAIQRFLALLAGTLVGVSANAMTVMKKMKASEVQKARRTERGYVIYISYLINPNGKRFFGDALIPVNSQTYGIMKSWLQAREDIPGWSSEFFFSSNTGGRVNTSLLLAQFKRIWVELGLPPRPPTFIDLHDSIVEHALTSALRLMSEPDPDLVVRMSIYMYYDLAASRWFLKDDEAREKAFQDVKELFQDDLAQEEEEPAQEEVVKEEVAEEEVIKEEAVHEEEEVKWNRRRLRKRAVNQEEVNSQQELVKEEVNSQEVVIKEEVVEEEVIKEDPAQEEVVKEEVVHEEEASNKEEVKWNRRRLRKRAVNQEVNSQQVVIKEEVKWSRRRVMKREFHQEENGEEEEVKNKILRTRVSVLLSPLSPRTMRRWTGRGSHQGTPAGVP